In Apis mellifera strain DH4 linkage group LG10, Amel_HAv3.1, whole genome shotgun sequence, the genomic window atgtattatgttcTAACCTAATCTACATAGTCACTAAATAATACACGTCATACATTGTCAGTAAGTTGTACTTACTTATGTGCATAatctgataatatattaattgtagtATTAATATAAGAGTTACAAAAATGTCGGATGTGAGAAATTGGTTTAATTCTTTACCAATTTTCACAAGATATTGGCTATTATGTACAGTAGTTTGTACATTAGTAGGAAGATTCGGACTAATAAATCCGACCTCACTAATACTTATAAATGACCGCTTcataaacaattttgaaatttggagAGCAGCAACCAGTGTTTTTTTCTATCCTCTTAATCCAAGTACAGgctttcattttttgattaattgttatttcttatataattattcgctGAGGTTAGAACGTGGAGAATATGATGGAAGACCAGcagattattgttttttactCTTATTTAATTGGATATGTTGCGTTATCATAGGACTTATTggtgaatttcattttcttatggATCCTATGGTACTTAGCATATTATATGTTTGGtgtcaattaaataaagatgctACTGTTAATTTCTGGTTTGGTAagtataactttttatatttataaataaaactactatatttgaatatttttttatttttaatttaatctatcaaTTTTGTTCCTATTACAGGTACATCATTTAAagcaatatattttccatggGTATTGTTTGcgtttaatcttattatatctgGAGGTGGTATGATGGAACTTTTTGGTATTTTAGTGGGACatctttatgtatttttaaaatttaaatatcctcAAGAACTTGGTGGACTTGAGCTTTTGAATACTCCAAAAATTCTTGAATCTTATTTTCCACCTCAAAGAGGTAATATTAGATGGTTTGGATCTGTACCTATACAAAGATCGCAGACTCAACATACTAGAAATACATTTGGTGGTCATAATTGGGGACGAGGATATGTCTTAGgagaataaattgttaattttattatgaaaaaatgatattaaatttttttccattattattttcattcaattagttttattaaaacatatataaaaaaatatataagtaattttgtttttataatatatcttcaaaaatttattaaaaataaacacacttaatatattaattaaatatgtagaatatctttaatattttcttatatatgatagaatgataaaattttatttatataaaaaaattaattatatttgcaattttgtatcttaattttataagttataaatatatcttttttaataatacaattaaataactgCATTACTAGTTAataagttttgaaatttttttatataatttcatataattctaatttatgaaataaaaatgttaaaaaaaataatttataaaaaaaaaatataattagactTGATATGATGATAAACTAcgaagttttatat contains:
- the LOC727262 gene encoding derlin-1, whose protein sequence is MSDVRNWFNSLPIFTRYWLLCTVVCTLVGRFGLINPTSLILINDRFINNFEIWRAATSVFFYPLNPSTGFHFLINCYFLYNYSLRLERGEYDGRPADYCFLLLFNWICCVIIGLIGEFHFLMDPMVLSILYVWCQLNKDATVNFWFGTSFKAIYFPWVLFAFNLIISGGGMMELFGILVGHLYVFLKFKYPQELGGLELLNTPKILESYFPPQRGNIRWFGSVPIQRSQTQHTRNTFGGHNWGRGYVLGE